A genomic region of Dreissena polymorpha isolate Duluth1 chromosome 4, UMN_Dpol_1.0, whole genome shotgun sequence contains the following coding sequences:
- the LOC127876444 gene encoding ubiquitin carboxyl-terminal hydrolase 38-like isoform X1 — translation MISVSILFNNNYRTLYVSKASLQQQKASKVSSNIEEMDTILRGIVASDHPDSLKQDLLAKVAKQGSNQPSTIVHNVLDLTATWFLEGETSMHHKHGLNIYKSWAKCHMTILEEFFTKDYLLALLSKKYHSDETGRVFVLILHSMRILQSSAQSSELFRNHCTIIEAKATAYVREHPFVECLMHFSDFLLEFKECIPKGDITLQFCTHLVRSLSLCGPPDNQNEILSYVKNVNIVANLMSHIWDNTDSQNLLGSLQEIFKIISMPCDIEPSLCLGSLVPYIPTKVIPKVVQNVIMDSSIDNNSMVTALQRIIDWLLWPTTRFVDKWMIEFLQQLAAVQKYTILITVTENKVDQIFQKLQFVPVREPGLNIVSHMLLSFQHSPEPFHKILPMVPKIISVMQNDASDQSPPLLARLAELLHVLMYLHAGFPELYDPVYDVIKDFPKPSPDMIKFRLLESKWTAHRDGSSQAPRSYQPKAEMGKTGLFNLGNTCYMNSILQALYMCDSFREGVLQHIPTQEQGLIVKLQHVFAFLTLSQRPSYAPVNFLAASRPPWFMSGFQQDCSEFLKYLLDQLHEQETRHQKNTQNALDVQPNSSDSLQQNGGQDSTLIKDYFGGMMTSTIKCLNCGQESSKKEMFIDLPLAFPEYGSSVGQKSLIGGSSSKSKEQMQAPVSESSTTTDVEERNCLHLNDLLKHYLKPEKLTGDNKYHCENCGGLQEGERSLKIVETPEYLILTLLRFSYDTRLQSRSKVFREVKYPKTLLVPVSDHRSDTSEAKHDRSVSFGSEIASRLETCGVVTGLDNADVYSLCSVVIHSGTSSDCGHYYCYARHSEFSSTSLPEATGQTTNEDDIDFLDDKWYLFNDSRVSYASYSSFCNVSQRFTKDTAYVLMYRKVDGDKLKGSTTRHSDQSIRLSKTDTPLREDLRAAVVKDNKSYLQEQELNASKKVSRKRPNDFQWYNWKDDDDKGGQFGGGGNSFGDLDTSGSRFVF, via the exons GCAAGTAAAGTATCCAGCAATATAGAAGAGATGGATACAATTCTGCGGGGTATAGTTGCGTCGGACCATCCAGACTCGCTGAAGCAAGACCTCCTTGCAAAGGTTGCcaagcagggctcaaaccagccTTCCACCATTGTTCATAATGTCCTGGACCTTACAGCCACCTGGTTTCTTGAGGGGGAGACCTCAATGCATCATAAACATGGACTCAATATCTACAAATCTTGGGCAAAATGCCACATGACCATATTGGAGGAATTTTTTACCAAGGACTATTTGTTAGCTCTGTTGTCAAAGAAGTATCACTCAGATGAGACAGGAAGGGTTTTTGTTCTGATTTTGCATAGTATGAGAATCCTGCAGTCCAGCGCTCAGTCTTCAGAATTGTTCAGAAATCATTGCACAATTATTGAGGCCAAGGCAACTGCATATGTACGGGAACACCCGTTTGTGGAATGCCTTATGCACTTTTCAGATTTCCTCCTTGAATTTAAAGAATGCATACCCAAGGGTGACATTACACTTCAATTCTGCACCCATCTTGTAAGGTCCCTCAGTTTATGTGGCCCGCCTGACAACCAAAACGAAATTCTGAGTTACGTAAAAAATGTGAACATTGTTGCAAATTTGATGTCACACATATGGGATAATACAGATTCGCAGAATTTGCTTGGTTCGTTGCAAGAAATTTTCAAAATCATTTCAATGCCATGTGACATAGAACCTTCTCTGTGTCTTGGGTCCTTGGTACCCTATATTCCTACGAAAGTGATTCCAAAGGTTGTTCAAAATGTCATTATGGACTCCAGTATTGACAACAACAGCATGGTGACTGCCTTACAACGTATAATAGACTGGTTATTGTGGCCGACAACACGTTTTGTGGACAAATGGATGATAGAGTTCCTACAGCAGCTGGCAGCAGTCCAGAAGTATACCATCCTTATCACAGTGACAGAAAATAAAGTTGACCAG ATCTTCCAGAAGCTGCAGTTTGTTCCTGTACGTGAGCCTGGACTGAACATAGTGTCCCACATGCTTCTGAGCTTCCAACACTCTCCAGAACCTTTCCATAAG ATTCTGCCTATGGTTCCAAAGATCATCTCAGTGATGCAGAATGATGCCTCTGATCAGTCTCCGCCGCTGCTTGCAAGGCTTGCAGAGCTCCTTCATGTGCTCATGTACCTTCATGCAGGCTTCCCAGAACTCTATGACCCTGTGTATGATGTCATCAAG GACTTTCCCAAGCCCTCACCGGACATGATCAAGTTTCGCCTGCTGGAGTCTAAGTGGACAGCTCACCGTGATGGCTCCAGTCAGGCGCCCCGGTCCTATCAGCCCAAGGCAGAGATGGGCAAGACTGGGCTCTTCAACCTGGGCAACACCTGCTACATGAACAGCATTCTGCAAGCACTTTACATGTGTGACAG TTTTCGTGAAGGTGTGTTACAGCACATACCCACCCAGGAGCAAGGTCTCATTGTGAAGCTACAGCATGTGTTTGCTTTCCTCACACTCTCTCAG AGACCTTCTTATGCCCCTGTGAACTTCCTGGCTGCCTCTCGGCCACCATGGTTTATGTCTGGTTTCCAGCAGGACTGCTCAGAGTTCCTGAAATACCTTCTTGACCAGCTGCATGAGCAGGAAACCAGGCATCAGAAAAATACCCAGAATGCACTGGATGTCCAGCCAAACAGCAGTGATAGCTTGCAACAGAATGGTGGGCAAGACTCCACTCTGATAAAGGATTACTTTGGCGGTATGATGACCTCAACTATAAAGTGCTTAAACTGTGGACAGGAATCAAGTAAGAAAGAGATGTTTATTGATTTGCCGTTGGCATTCCCAGAATATGGTTCATCAGTGGGACAGAAGTCTTTGATTGGAGGTAGCAGTAGTAAATCCAAGGAACAGATGCAAGCCCCAGTGTCTGAATCCAGTACAACCACTGACGTGGAGGAACGCAACTGTCTCCACCTGAATGACTTATTGAAACATTATTTGAAACCAGAAAAACTGACTGGCGATAACAAGTACCATTGTGAAAATTGTGGTGGTCTGCAGGAAGGGGAAAGAAGTTTGAAAATTGTGGAAACACCCGAGTATCTGATTTTGACATTGCTTAGATTTTCTTACGATACGAGATTACAATCACGCTCAAAAGTGTTTCGAGAAGTGAAATATCCAAAGACATTGCTTGTACCTGTGAGTGACCACAGATCTGATACTAGTGAAGCCAAACATGACAGAAGCGTGTCGTTTGGATCAGAGATTGCCAGCCGCCTTGAAACCTGTGGTGTGGTAACGGGTTTAGACAATGCAGATGTCTATTCCCTGTGTTCGGTGGTGATCCATTCTGGGACTTCCTCTGACTGTGGTCACTACTACTGCTATGCCAGACATTCAGAATTCAGCTCTACCTCGTTACCTGAAGCGACCGGCCAGACAACGAACGAGGATGACATTGATTTTCTTGACGACAAATGGTACCTGTTCAATGACAGCAGAGTGTCGTATGCAAGCTACAGTTCGTTTTGCAATGTGAGTCAGCGGTTCACAAAGGACACAGCCTATGTTCTTATGTACCGCAAGGTGGATGGGGACAAATTGAAGGGGTCGACGACACGGCATTCTGATCAGTCCATCCGCCTCAGTAAGACTGACACGCCCCTTAGGGAGGACCTGCGGGCAGCTGTCGTCAAGGACAACAAATCATACCTACAG GAGCAAGAGCTCAATGCCTCCAAGAAAGTGAGTCGCAAGCGCCCAAATGATTTCCAATGGTACAACTGGAAAGACGATGATGACAAGGGCGGACAGTTCGGTGGCGGAGGAAACTCGTTTGGGGACCTTGATACCAGTGGTAGCAGATTTGTCTTCTAG
- the LOC127876444 gene encoding ubiquitin carboxyl-terminal hydrolase 38-like isoform X3 — translation MDTILRGIVASDHPDSLKQDLLAKVAKQGSNQPSTIVHNVLDLTATWFLEGETSMHHKHGLNIYKSWAKCHMTILEEFFTKDYLLALLSKKYHSDETGRVFVLILHSMRILQSSAQSSELFRNHCTIIEAKATAYVREHPFVECLMHFSDFLLEFKECIPKGDITLQFCTHLVRSLSLCGPPDNQNEILSYVKNVNIVANLMSHIWDNTDSQNLLGSLQEIFKIISMPCDIEPSLCLGSLVPYIPTKVIPKVVQNVIMDSSIDNNSMVTALQRIIDWLLWPTTRFVDKWMIEFLQQLAAVQKYTILITVTENKVDQIFQKLQFVPVREPGLNIVSHMLLSFQHSPEPFHKILPMVPKIISVMQNDASDQSPPLLARLAELLHVLMYLHAGFPELYDPVYDVIKDFPKPSPDMIKFRLLESKWTAHRDGSSQAPRSYQPKAEMGKTGLFNLGNTCYMNSILQALYMCDSFREGVLQHIPTQEQGLIVKLQHVFAFLTLSQRPSYAPVNFLAASRPPWFMSGFQQDCSEFLKYLLDQLHEQETRHQKNTQNALDVQPNSSDSLQQNGGQDSTLIKDYFGGMMTSTIKCLNCGQESSKKEMFIDLPLAFPEYGSSVGQKSLIGGSSSKSKEQMQAPVSESSTTTDVEERNCLHLNDLLKHYLKPEKLTGDNKYHCENCGGLQEGERSLKIVETPEYLILTLLRFSYDTRLQSRSKVFREVKYPKTLLVPVSDHRSDTSEAKHDRSVSFGSEIASRLETCGVVTGLDNADVYSLCSVVIHSGTSSDCGHYYCYARHSEFSSTSLPEATGQTTNEDDIDFLDDKWYLFNDSRVSYASYSSFCNVSQRFTKDTAYVLMYRKVDGDKLKGSTTRHSDQSIRLSKTDTPLREDLRAAVVKDNKSYLQEQELNASKKVSRKRPNDFQWYNWKDDDDKGGQFGGGGNSFGDLDTSGSRFVF, via the exons ATGGATACAATTCTGCGGGGTATAGTTGCGTCGGACCATCCAGACTCGCTGAAGCAAGACCTCCTTGCAAAGGTTGCcaagcagggctcaaaccagccTTCCACCATTGTTCATAATGTCCTGGACCTTACAGCCACCTGGTTTCTTGAGGGGGAGACCTCAATGCATCATAAACATGGACTCAATATCTACAAATCTTGGGCAAAATGCCACATGACCATATTGGAGGAATTTTTTACCAAGGACTATTTGTTAGCTCTGTTGTCAAAGAAGTATCACTCAGATGAGACAGGAAGGGTTTTTGTTCTGATTTTGCATAGTATGAGAATCCTGCAGTCCAGCGCTCAGTCTTCAGAATTGTTCAGAAATCATTGCACAATTATTGAGGCCAAGGCAACTGCATATGTACGGGAACACCCGTTTGTGGAATGCCTTATGCACTTTTCAGATTTCCTCCTTGAATTTAAAGAATGCATACCCAAGGGTGACATTACACTTCAATTCTGCACCCATCTTGTAAGGTCCCTCAGTTTATGTGGCCCGCCTGACAACCAAAACGAAATTCTGAGTTACGTAAAAAATGTGAACATTGTTGCAAATTTGATGTCACACATATGGGATAATACAGATTCGCAGAATTTGCTTGGTTCGTTGCAAGAAATTTTCAAAATCATTTCAATGCCATGTGACATAGAACCTTCTCTGTGTCTTGGGTCCTTGGTACCCTATATTCCTACGAAAGTGATTCCAAAGGTTGTTCAAAATGTCATTATGGACTCCAGTATTGACAACAACAGCATGGTGACTGCCTTACAACGTATAATAGACTGGTTATTGTGGCCGACAACACGTTTTGTGGACAAATGGATGATAGAGTTCCTACAGCAGCTGGCAGCAGTCCAGAAGTATACCATCCTTATCACAGTGACAGAAAATAAAGTTGACCAG ATCTTCCAGAAGCTGCAGTTTGTTCCTGTACGTGAGCCTGGACTGAACATAGTGTCCCACATGCTTCTGAGCTTCCAACACTCTCCAGAACCTTTCCATAAG ATTCTGCCTATGGTTCCAAAGATCATCTCAGTGATGCAGAATGATGCCTCTGATCAGTCTCCGCCGCTGCTTGCAAGGCTTGCAGAGCTCCTTCATGTGCTCATGTACCTTCATGCAGGCTTCCCAGAACTCTATGACCCTGTGTATGATGTCATCAAG GACTTTCCCAAGCCCTCACCGGACATGATCAAGTTTCGCCTGCTGGAGTCTAAGTGGACAGCTCACCGTGATGGCTCCAGTCAGGCGCCCCGGTCCTATCAGCCCAAGGCAGAGATGGGCAAGACTGGGCTCTTCAACCTGGGCAACACCTGCTACATGAACAGCATTCTGCAAGCACTTTACATGTGTGACAG TTTTCGTGAAGGTGTGTTACAGCACATACCCACCCAGGAGCAAGGTCTCATTGTGAAGCTACAGCATGTGTTTGCTTTCCTCACACTCTCTCAG AGACCTTCTTATGCCCCTGTGAACTTCCTGGCTGCCTCTCGGCCACCATGGTTTATGTCTGGTTTCCAGCAGGACTGCTCAGAGTTCCTGAAATACCTTCTTGACCAGCTGCATGAGCAGGAAACCAGGCATCAGAAAAATACCCAGAATGCACTGGATGTCCAGCCAAACAGCAGTGATAGCTTGCAACAGAATGGTGGGCAAGACTCCACTCTGATAAAGGATTACTTTGGCGGTATGATGACCTCAACTATAAAGTGCTTAAACTGTGGACAGGAATCAAGTAAGAAAGAGATGTTTATTGATTTGCCGTTGGCATTCCCAGAATATGGTTCATCAGTGGGACAGAAGTCTTTGATTGGAGGTAGCAGTAGTAAATCCAAGGAACAGATGCAAGCCCCAGTGTCTGAATCCAGTACAACCACTGACGTGGAGGAACGCAACTGTCTCCACCTGAATGACTTATTGAAACATTATTTGAAACCAGAAAAACTGACTGGCGATAACAAGTACCATTGTGAAAATTGTGGTGGTCTGCAGGAAGGGGAAAGAAGTTTGAAAATTGTGGAAACACCCGAGTATCTGATTTTGACATTGCTTAGATTTTCTTACGATACGAGATTACAATCACGCTCAAAAGTGTTTCGAGAAGTGAAATATCCAAAGACATTGCTTGTACCTGTGAGTGACCACAGATCTGATACTAGTGAAGCCAAACATGACAGAAGCGTGTCGTTTGGATCAGAGATTGCCAGCCGCCTTGAAACCTGTGGTGTGGTAACGGGTTTAGACAATGCAGATGTCTATTCCCTGTGTTCGGTGGTGATCCATTCTGGGACTTCCTCTGACTGTGGTCACTACTACTGCTATGCCAGACATTCAGAATTCAGCTCTACCTCGTTACCTGAAGCGACCGGCCAGACAACGAACGAGGATGACATTGATTTTCTTGACGACAAATGGTACCTGTTCAATGACAGCAGAGTGTCGTATGCAAGCTACAGTTCGTTTTGCAATGTGAGTCAGCGGTTCACAAAGGACACAGCCTATGTTCTTATGTACCGCAAGGTGGATGGGGACAAATTGAAGGGGTCGACGACACGGCATTCTGATCAGTCCATCCGCCTCAGTAAGACTGACACGCCCCTTAGGGAGGACCTGCGGGCAGCTGTCGTCAAGGACAACAAATCATACCTACAG GAGCAAGAGCTCAATGCCTCCAAGAAAGTGAGTCGCAAGCGCCCAAATGATTTCCAATGGTACAACTGGAAAGACGATGATGACAAGGGCGGACAGTTCGGTGGCGGAGGAAACTCGTTTGGGGACCTTGATACCAGTGGTAGCAGATTTGTCTTCTAG
- the LOC127876444 gene encoding ubiquitin carboxyl-terminal hydrolase 38-like isoform X2: MSWLRSKSYSLKASKVSSNIEEMDTILRGIVASDHPDSLKQDLLAKVAKQGSNQPSTIVHNVLDLTATWFLEGETSMHHKHGLNIYKSWAKCHMTILEEFFTKDYLLALLSKKYHSDETGRVFVLILHSMRILQSSAQSSELFRNHCTIIEAKATAYVREHPFVECLMHFSDFLLEFKECIPKGDITLQFCTHLVRSLSLCGPPDNQNEILSYVKNVNIVANLMSHIWDNTDSQNLLGSLQEIFKIISMPCDIEPSLCLGSLVPYIPTKVIPKVVQNVIMDSSIDNNSMVTALQRIIDWLLWPTTRFVDKWMIEFLQQLAAVQKYTILITVTENKVDQIFQKLQFVPVREPGLNIVSHMLLSFQHSPEPFHKILPMVPKIISVMQNDASDQSPPLLARLAELLHVLMYLHAGFPELYDPVYDVIKDFPKPSPDMIKFRLLESKWTAHRDGSSQAPRSYQPKAEMGKTGLFNLGNTCYMNSILQALYMCDSFREGVLQHIPTQEQGLIVKLQHVFAFLTLSQRPSYAPVNFLAASRPPWFMSGFQQDCSEFLKYLLDQLHEQETRHQKNTQNALDVQPNSSDSLQQNGGQDSTLIKDYFGGMMTSTIKCLNCGQESSKKEMFIDLPLAFPEYGSSVGQKSLIGGSSSKSKEQMQAPVSESSTTTDVEERNCLHLNDLLKHYLKPEKLTGDNKYHCENCGGLQEGERSLKIVETPEYLILTLLRFSYDTRLQSRSKVFREVKYPKTLLVPVSDHRSDTSEAKHDRSVSFGSEIASRLETCGVVTGLDNADVYSLCSVVIHSGTSSDCGHYYCYARHSEFSSTSLPEATGQTTNEDDIDFLDDKWYLFNDSRVSYASYSSFCNVSQRFTKDTAYVLMYRKVDGDKLKGSTTRHSDQSIRLSKTDTPLREDLRAAVVKDNKSYLQEQELNASKKVSRKRPNDFQWYNWKDDDDKGGQFGGGGNSFGDLDTSGSRFVF; this comes from the exons GCAAGTAAAGTATCCAGCAATATAGAAGAGATGGATACAATTCTGCGGGGTATAGTTGCGTCGGACCATCCAGACTCGCTGAAGCAAGACCTCCTTGCAAAGGTTGCcaagcagggctcaaaccagccTTCCACCATTGTTCATAATGTCCTGGACCTTACAGCCACCTGGTTTCTTGAGGGGGAGACCTCAATGCATCATAAACATGGACTCAATATCTACAAATCTTGGGCAAAATGCCACATGACCATATTGGAGGAATTTTTTACCAAGGACTATTTGTTAGCTCTGTTGTCAAAGAAGTATCACTCAGATGAGACAGGAAGGGTTTTTGTTCTGATTTTGCATAGTATGAGAATCCTGCAGTCCAGCGCTCAGTCTTCAGAATTGTTCAGAAATCATTGCACAATTATTGAGGCCAAGGCAACTGCATATGTACGGGAACACCCGTTTGTGGAATGCCTTATGCACTTTTCAGATTTCCTCCTTGAATTTAAAGAATGCATACCCAAGGGTGACATTACACTTCAATTCTGCACCCATCTTGTAAGGTCCCTCAGTTTATGTGGCCCGCCTGACAACCAAAACGAAATTCTGAGTTACGTAAAAAATGTGAACATTGTTGCAAATTTGATGTCACACATATGGGATAATACAGATTCGCAGAATTTGCTTGGTTCGTTGCAAGAAATTTTCAAAATCATTTCAATGCCATGTGACATAGAACCTTCTCTGTGTCTTGGGTCCTTGGTACCCTATATTCCTACGAAAGTGATTCCAAAGGTTGTTCAAAATGTCATTATGGACTCCAGTATTGACAACAACAGCATGGTGACTGCCTTACAACGTATAATAGACTGGTTATTGTGGCCGACAACACGTTTTGTGGACAAATGGATGATAGAGTTCCTACAGCAGCTGGCAGCAGTCCAGAAGTATACCATCCTTATCACAGTGACAGAAAATAAAGTTGACCAG ATCTTCCAGAAGCTGCAGTTTGTTCCTGTACGTGAGCCTGGACTGAACATAGTGTCCCACATGCTTCTGAGCTTCCAACACTCTCCAGAACCTTTCCATAAG ATTCTGCCTATGGTTCCAAAGATCATCTCAGTGATGCAGAATGATGCCTCTGATCAGTCTCCGCCGCTGCTTGCAAGGCTTGCAGAGCTCCTTCATGTGCTCATGTACCTTCATGCAGGCTTCCCAGAACTCTATGACCCTGTGTATGATGTCATCAAG GACTTTCCCAAGCCCTCACCGGACATGATCAAGTTTCGCCTGCTGGAGTCTAAGTGGACAGCTCACCGTGATGGCTCCAGTCAGGCGCCCCGGTCCTATCAGCCCAAGGCAGAGATGGGCAAGACTGGGCTCTTCAACCTGGGCAACACCTGCTACATGAACAGCATTCTGCAAGCACTTTACATGTGTGACAG TTTTCGTGAAGGTGTGTTACAGCACATACCCACCCAGGAGCAAGGTCTCATTGTGAAGCTACAGCATGTGTTTGCTTTCCTCACACTCTCTCAG AGACCTTCTTATGCCCCTGTGAACTTCCTGGCTGCCTCTCGGCCACCATGGTTTATGTCTGGTTTCCAGCAGGACTGCTCAGAGTTCCTGAAATACCTTCTTGACCAGCTGCATGAGCAGGAAACCAGGCATCAGAAAAATACCCAGAATGCACTGGATGTCCAGCCAAACAGCAGTGATAGCTTGCAACAGAATGGTGGGCAAGACTCCACTCTGATAAAGGATTACTTTGGCGGTATGATGACCTCAACTATAAAGTGCTTAAACTGTGGACAGGAATCAAGTAAGAAAGAGATGTTTATTGATTTGCCGTTGGCATTCCCAGAATATGGTTCATCAGTGGGACAGAAGTCTTTGATTGGAGGTAGCAGTAGTAAATCCAAGGAACAGATGCAAGCCCCAGTGTCTGAATCCAGTACAACCACTGACGTGGAGGAACGCAACTGTCTCCACCTGAATGACTTATTGAAACATTATTTGAAACCAGAAAAACTGACTGGCGATAACAAGTACCATTGTGAAAATTGTGGTGGTCTGCAGGAAGGGGAAAGAAGTTTGAAAATTGTGGAAACACCCGAGTATCTGATTTTGACATTGCTTAGATTTTCTTACGATACGAGATTACAATCACGCTCAAAAGTGTTTCGAGAAGTGAAATATCCAAAGACATTGCTTGTACCTGTGAGTGACCACAGATCTGATACTAGTGAAGCCAAACATGACAGAAGCGTGTCGTTTGGATCAGAGATTGCCAGCCGCCTTGAAACCTGTGGTGTGGTAACGGGTTTAGACAATGCAGATGTCTATTCCCTGTGTTCGGTGGTGATCCATTCTGGGACTTCCTCTGACTGTGGTCACTACTACTGCTATGCCAGACATTCAGAATTCAGCTCTACCTCGTTACCTGAAGCGACCGGCCAGACAACGAACGAGGATGACATTGATTTTCTTGACGACAAATGGTACCTGTTCAATGACAGCAGAGTGTCGTATGCAAGCTACAGTTCGTTTTGCAATGTGAGTCAGCGGTTCACAAAGGACACAGCCTATGTTCTTATGTACCGCAAGGTGGATGGGGACAAATTGAAGGGGTCGACGACACGGCATTCTGATCAGTCCATCCGCCTCAGTAAGACTGACACGCCCCTTAGGGAGGACCTGCGGGCAGCTGTCGTCAAGGACAACAAATCATACCTACAG GAGCAAGAGCTCAATGCCTCCAAGAAAGTGAGTCGCAAGCGCCCAAATGATTTCCAATGGTACAACTGGAAAGACGATGATGACAAGGGCGGACAGTTCGGTGGCGGAGGAAACTCGTTTGGGGACCTTGATACCAGTGGTAGCAGATTTGTCTTCTAG